In a single window of the Branchiostoma floridae strain S238N-H82 chromosome 2, Bfl_VNyyK, whole genome shotgun sequence genome:
- the LOC118403012 gene encoding non-neuronal cytoplasmic intermediate filament protein-like: protein MIPLRLIRIESYKKSVKMTQPKTSEAIRSSVRSSLIARDEDVNGSGPESLKARTRAIRAGNVITSLGGPGDAQQTMAGARKARAQEREDMSAMNNLFASYIEKMRSFQQRNCALEAQVLKLQATETTANTKALYEKETRDLRALVDELSEEKAKMVLERNQWREQAEEYKRKWEDEAEWHAELNTEVAKLNKDVYAATQVHLDLQNKITTIKEEMDFMMMVHKHELKPLQDQLNESLSISAMDRTQEAGPNIIAKLYQLRQLYEDFCRDIQEEAEAKYKEKFTELALERERDNMTMLAARSELITSQKEVSDLREQLNTLMTSTETLKHESSSSSSINVQQVTITSQTVM from the exons ATGATACCGCTAAGGCTGATTAGAATCGAATCGTATAAAAAGAGTGTCAAAATGACTCAACCAAAAACAAGCGAGGCAATCCGAAGCTCTGTAAGGTCCTCGTTGATCGCAAGAGATGAAGATGTCAATGGATCCGGACCCGAATCTCTCAAGGCAAGAACACGCGCCATCCGAGCCGGCAATGTGATCACATCCCTGGGAGGGCCTGGTGACGCACAGCAGACCATGGCCGGCGCACGCAAGGCTCGAGCCCAGGAGAGGGAGGATATGTCCGCCATGAACAACCTCTTTGCCTCCTACATCGAGAAGATGCGCTCATTCCAACAACGGAACTGCGCGCTGGAGGCACAGGTGCTGAAGCTCCAGGCGACGGAGACGACCGCAAACACGAAGGCGCTTTACGAGAAGGAGACCAGAGACCTGCGCGCACTGGTGGACGAGCTGTCAGAGGAAAAGGCCAAAATGGTTCTGGAGAGAAACCAATGGCGAGAACAGGCAGAGGAGTACAAAAGAAA GTGGGAGGATGAGGCGGAATGGCATGCCGAGCTGAATACTGAAGTTGCAAAGCTCAATAAA GACGTGTATGCTGCAACGCAAGTACATTTGGACCTGCAGAATAAGATTACTACGATAAAGGAAGAGATGGATTTCATGATGATGGTGCACAAGCAT gaacTGAAGCCACTTCAGGACCAGTTGAACGAGAGTCTGTCCATTTCCGCCATGGATCGGACTCAAGAAGCCGGACCAAACATCATTGCTAAGCTGTACCAGCTGCGCCAGCTGTATGAAGACTTCTGCCGGGACATTCAGGAGGAAGCAGAGGCCAAGTACAAAGAGAAG TTCACCGAGCTTGCGCTCGAGCGTGAGCGGGACAACATGACGATGCTGGCCGCCAGGAGTGAGCTCATCACCTCCCAAAAGGAGGTGTCCGATCTTCGAGAACAGCTCAACACCTTGATGACCAGCACTGAGACGCTGAAACACGAG